In the genome of Bacteroidales bacterium, one region contains:
- the hutH gene encoding histidine ammonia-lyase encodes MNTFSIDSTLLSFDLINKIISDNTRIELSFAAREKITRCRTYLDEKIKNQTEPIYGITTGFGSLCNRSISIEDLAQLQKNLVISHACGIGDPVSNEIVQLMLLLKIYGLSIGKSGVQIETVQRLVDLYNHKAYPVVRELGSLGASGDLAPLAHLVLPLLGLGEINHNGKTRPSLEIMQELGIPVIELQSKEGLALLNGTQFMSAHGVMVVLKAMRLIKLADITAAISIEGYNGRIDPFREEIQKVRPHPGQIETARNIRAILADSKLIQKPGKAVQDPYSFRCVPQVHGAVKDTLNHVSQVIQREINSVTDNPTLFPDEDLILSGGNFHGEPLAFAMDFLSIALSELGNIAERRVYRLISGQRGLPEFLTPHPGLNSGFMIPQYAAASVVSQNKQLSTPCSVDSITSSNEQEDHVSMGANAATKALRVVKNVERIIAIELMVGSQALEFRGMNETSSFLKTLLSEYRKTVPFIEDDALMYKMMDNSYEFTQKRDFTIPSI; translated from the coding sequence ATGAATACATTTTCAATTGACTCAACATTGCTGTCTTTCGATCTGATCAATAAAATCATATCTGATAATACACGTATTGAACTCTCATTCGCTGCGAGAGAAAAAATAACCCGGTGCAGAACCTATCTGGATGAGAAAATAAAGAACCAAACAGAGCCCATCTATGGAATAACTACCGGATTTGGATCTTTATGCAACCGGTCCATTTCCATTGAAGATCTCGCTCAACTCCAGAAAAACCTGGTCATCTCCCATGCATGTGGTATTGGCGATCCTGTTTCTAATGAGATCGTTCAATTGATGCTGCTATTGAAAATATATGGATTATCCATTGGCAAATCTGGAGTTCAGATTGAAACCGTTCAAAGATTGGTTGACTTATATAATCATAAGGCCTATCCTGTTGTAAGGGAATTAGGATCCCTCGGTGCATCAGGAGATCTTGCCCCCCTGGCTCACCTTGTTCTCCCTTTACTGGGATTGGGAGAAATTAATCACAATGGTAAAACCCGCCCTTCATTGGAAATAATGCAGGAATTAGGGATTCCTGTGATTGAACTACAATCAAAAGAAGGTCTCGCCCTGCTCAATGGGACACAATTTATGAGTGCCCACGGGGTAATGGTTGTTCTGAAAGCAATGCGCCTGATTAAACTTGCCGATATCACAGCTGCAATATCTATTGAAGGATACAACGGCAGAATCGATCCTTTCAGAGAGGAAATTCAAAAGGTACGACCTCATCCTGGTCAAATTGAAACAGCCAGGAATATTCGGGCAATTCTGGCTGACAGCAAACTGATTCAAAAACCAGGTAAAGCTGTTCAGGACCCTTATTCATTTCGGTGTGTTCCGCAGGTTCACGGAGCAGTAAAGGATACACTAAACCATGTTTCTCAGGTTATTCAACGGGAAATAAATTCAGTTACTGATAACCCAACCCTTTTCCCCGATGAAGATCTCATCCTTTCTGGAGGAAACTTTCATGGTGAACCTCTGGCATTTGCAATGGATTTTCTCTCAATAGCCTTGTCGGAACTTGGAAATATAGCTGAGCGCAGGGTCTATAGATTAATTTCAGGACAACGAGGATTGCCGGAATTTCTCACTCCTCACCCGGGACTGAACTCAGGTTTTATGATCCCTCAATATGCTGCTGCATCCGTTGTTAGCCAGAATAAACAACTCTCCACCCCTTGCTCTGTAGATTCCATTACATCATCCAATGAACAGGAAGACCACGTCAGCATGGGAGCTAATGCTGCCACCAAAGCCCTTCGGGTGGTGAAGAATGTAGAACGTATTATCGCAATTGAACTCATGGTCGGAAGCCAGGCTCTTGAGTTTCGAGGCATGAATGAAACCTCTTCCTTCCTGAAGACATTATTGTCAGAATACAGGAAAACCGTTCCATTTATTGAGGATGATGCATTAATGTATAAGATGATGGATAACTCCTATGAATTCACTCAGAAACGGGATTTTACGATTCCTTCCATCTGA
- a CDS encoding histidine--tRNA ligase, translated as MALPSIPKGTRDFSPSEMARRNYIFDTIRSVFRLYGYEPIETPAMENLSTLLGKYGEEGDKLIFKVLNSGDFLSGTDDSLLLSKDPGKILRSISEKGLRYDLTVPFARFVVQHKNELIFPFKRYQIQPVWRADRPQKGRYREFYQCDVDVIGSTSLLYEVELIRITDEVFKRLGIQVVVKINNRKILAGIAEIIGEPDKIIDITVAIDKLDKIGVDNVNKELAEKNLSSDSIEKLQPILYLEGTNREKLQQLTSILQSSNIGLKGIEELEKVFTYLEAIHLNTQVELDLTLARGLNYYTGAILEVKASNVQMGSISGGGRYDDLTGIFGLPDVSGVGISFGADRIYDVLNELSLFPKGTEQATKVLLANFGGSEEIESLRFLTQLQQAGISAELYPEAAKMKKQFGYADSKKIPFMIIIGSNEVATGIYQMKNMITGEQGAYNPEKIIEILLGN; from the coding sequence ATGGCATTACCCTCAATACCCAAAGGTACACGTGACTTCTCACCTTCCGAAATGGCAAGGAGGAATTACATTTTTGATACAATTCGTAGCGTTTTCAGACTATATGGTTATGAACCTATCGAAACACCTGCTATGGAAAACCTTTCCACTCTGTTGGGGAAATATGGTGAAGAAGGTGATAAACTAATCTTTAAGGTACTGAATTCAGGTGATTTTCTCTCAGGAACCGATGATTCTCTTCTATTATCGAAAGACCCTGGGAAAATCCTTCGTTCAATCAGTGAAAAAGGTTTAAGGTACGACCTCACTGTGCCTTTCGCAAGGTTTGTTGTGCAACATAAAAATGAATTGATATTCCCCTTCAAGCGATACCAGATTCAACCTGTTTGGCGTGCAGATCGCCCGCAAAAAGGAAGATACCGGGAATTTTATCAGTGCGATGTTGATGTAATAGGCTCTACATCCCTTCTTTATGAAGTGGAACTCATCCGCATCACCGATGAAGTATTCAAAAGGCTTGGTATCCAGGTGGTCGTTAAAATAAATAATCGTAAAATATTAGCCGGAATAGCTGAAATTATTGGAGAACCTGACAAGATCATCGATATCACTGTTGCTATTGATAAACTTGATAAAATTGGCGTTGATAACGTAAATAAGGAACTAGCTGAGAAGAATTTGAGCAGCGATAGTATTGAAAAACTACAACCGATACTCTACCTGGAAGGAACCAATAGGGAAAAATTGCAGCAATTAACTTCAATCCTGCAATCATCAAACATCGGATTAAAAGGAATTGAAGAACTTGAAAAAGTGTTTACCTATCTTGAAGCCATTCACCTTAATACTCAGGTAGAATTGGACCTTACCCTCGCCCGTGGACTGAATTATTATACCGGTGCCATACTTGAAGTAAAGGCTTCAAATGTTCAAATGGGCAGTATAAGCGGTGGTGGCAGGTACGATGACCTTACTGGAATTTTCGGATTACCTGATGTATCTGGCGTGGGTATCTCATTTGGGGCCGATAGAATCTATGATGTTTTGAATGAATTATCTTTATTTCCCAAAGGTACAGAACAAGCCACTAAAGTGCTTTTGGCTAATTTCGGCGGATCAGAAGAAATTGAAAGCCTTCGCTTTCTTACTCAACTCCAGCAGGCAGGGATTTCAGCTGAATTATACCCTGAAGCAGCAAAGATGAAAAAACAATTTGGCTATGCTGATTCAAAGAAAATACCTTTTATGATCATCATTGGTAGCAATGAAGTTGCAACTGGCATCTATCAAATGAAAAATATGATTACTGGAGAACAAGGTGCATATAACCCTGAAAAAATAATTGAAATACTTCTCGGAAATTAA
- a CDS encoding WbuC family cupin fold metalloprotein, with product MIKITTTLLDEVSSKAKSSHRLRMNYNFHPELSDPVQRLLNALEPWTYIRPHRHENKEESFVILRGTILAVTFNNDGTIRDHAILSSDLGTYGVEFEEGCYHMLTALEANSVVYEIKEGPFIPHSEGSSAPWAPPEGSVDAKTFLQSVFTRLNIISPE from the coding sequence ATGATTAAAATTACCACCACACTGCTGGATGAAGTTTCTTCAAAAGCGAAGTCATCGCATCGGCTGAGGATGAATTATAATTTCCATCCTGAATTATCTGACCCCGTTCAACGCCTTCTGAATGCCTTGGAACCATGGACTTATATTCGGCCGCACCGGCATGAAAATAAGGAAGAATCTTTCGTGATTCTCAGGGGTACAATTTTAGCAGTAACATTCAATAATGATGGAACGATCAGGGATCATGCCATACTTAGCTCTGATCTTGGAACTTATGGCGTTGAATTTGAAGAAGGATGCTACCATATGCTTACCGCCCTGGAGGCAAACTCTGTAGTTTACGAAATTAAAGAAGGGCCCTTTATTCCTCATTCAGAGGGGTCTTCAGCTCCATGGGCTCCTCCCGAAGGTTCTGTTGATGCAAAGACTTTTCTGCAATCGGTATTTACCAGGCTCAACATCATCAGTCCTGAATGA
- the ettA gene encoding energy-dependent translational throttle protein EttA: MSDDKKIIFSMVGVGKIFPPNKQVLKNIYLSFYYGAKIGIIGLNGSGKSSLLRIIAGLDKSFLGEVVFSPGYSVGILEQEPHLDDAKTVKEIVQEGVQPIVDLLKEYEEVNNRFAEPLTDDEMDKLITRQGQLTELLDHHGAWELDTKLERAMDALRCPDGDTSIAVCSGGERRRVALCRLLLQEPDILLLDEPTNHLDAESVEWLELHLRQYKGTVIAVTHDRYFLDNVAGWILELDRGEGIPWKGNYSSWLEQKSKRLEMEEKTESKRRKTLERELEWVRMAPKARHAKGKARLTSYEKLLDEDVKQKEERLEIFIPNGPRLGNNVIEAAGVSKAFGDKLLFEDLNFALPPGGIVGIIGPNGAGKTTLFRMIMGLETPDKGEFKVGETVKIGYIDQAHSSIDPEKNVWEVISEGNEQLQMGGRLINSRAYVSRFNFNGPDQGKKTGILSGGEKNRLHLALTLKSEANVLLLDEPTNDIDINTLRALEEGLEDFAGCVVVISHDRWFLDRVATHILAFEGNSQVYYFEGGYTDYEENRRKRLGDEGPKRIRYKKLLA, encoded by the coding sequence ATGAGCGACGACAAAAAAATTATTTTTTCAATGGTTGGGGTCGGAAAAATTTTCCCTCCTAATAAACAGGTTCTGAAAAATATTTATCTCTCCTTTTATTATGGTGCCAAAATTGGCATCATCGGCTTAAATGGTTCAGGTAAATCAAGTCTGCTCAGGATCATTGCCGGACTTGACAAATCATTTCTTGGAGAGGTAGTCTTTTCTCCGGGATATTCTGTGGGGATTCTTGAACAGGAACCTCACCTGGATGATGCAAAAACGGTGAAGGAGATTGTTCAGGAAGGTGTTCAGCCAATTGTTGACCTGTTAAAGGAATATGAAGAAGTGAATAATCGCTTTGCAGAGCCTTTAACTGATGATGAAATGGATAAACTGATCACCAGGCAAGGTCAGCTTACTGAATTACTCGATCATCACGGTGCCTGGGAACTGGACACAAAACTGGAAAGAGCAATGGATGCCTTACGTTGTCCGGATGGAGATACATCCATTGCCGTTTGCTCCGGTGGTGAACGTCGCCGGGTAGCACTTTGCCGCTTATTGCTGCAGGAGCCGGATATCCTCCTTCTCGATGAACCTACCAATCACCTGGATGCAGAAAGCGTCGAATGGCTCGAATTGCATCTTCGGCAATATAAAGGTACTGTAATAGCCGTGACCCACGACCGTTACTTCCTCGACAATGTCGCAGGTTGGATTCTTGAACTCGACCGGGGTGAAGGAATTCCATGGAAAGGAAATTACTCTTCCTGGCTCGAACAAAAGTCGAAACGACTTGAAATGGAAGAAAAAACTGAAAGCAAACGCAGGAAAACGCTCGAAAGAGAACTAGAATGGGTAAGAATGGCTCCTAAAGCCCGCCATGCAAAAGGAAAAGCCCGTCTGACATCCTACGAGAAATTGCTGGATGAAGATGTAAAACAAAAGGAAGAAAGGTTGGAAATATTTATTCCAAATGGCCCCAGGTTAGGTAACAATGTGATAGAAGCTGCAGGTGTATCAAAGGCTTTCGGCGACAAACTACTCTTCGAAGATTTGAATTTTGCACTGCCTCCCGGCGGAATTGTGGGAATTATAGGACCAAACGGGGCCGGTAAAACTACCTTGTTCCGTATGATCATGGGATTGGAAACTCCTGATAAAGGGGAATTTAAGGTGGGAGAAACTGTTAAAATAGGCTATATCGATCAGGCCCACTCCTCCATCGACCCTGAGAAAAATGTTTGGGAAGTCATCTCCGAAGGAAATGAACAACTACAAATGGGAGGCCGGTTAATCAATAGCAGGGCCTACGTTTCGCGTTTTAACTTCAATGGCCCCGATCAGGGCAAAAAAACCGGGATACTTTCAGGCGGAGAAAAAAACAGGCTACACCTGGCTCTCACCTTGAAAAGTGAAGCAAATGTTTTACTTCTCGATGAGCCCACCAACGACATCGATATCAATACGCTACGCGCTCTCGAAGAAGGCCTGGAAGATTTTGCAGGCTGCGTTGTAGTTATCTCTCACGACCGTTGGTTCCTCGACAGGGTGGCTACCCATATCCTTGCGTTTGAAGGAAATTCACAGGTCTATTATTTCGAAGGCGGATATACCGATTATGAGGAAAACAGACGGAAACGCCTTGGAGATGAAGGACCTAAGAGAATTCGGTACAAAAAACTTCTGGCTTAA
- a CDS encoding glycosyltransferase, translating to MKLIILLSRVPYPTEKGDKLRAFHQIRTLAKNHEITLIALSDQKIHPKSIEILQEYCHKIHVFKLSKPGLLFNIIKVLFNGKPFQVGYFFRSGILKKIQKIVSDTNPDHIFCQLIRMAEYARLLPQQKTLDYQDVFSMGMKRRLSNSPLFMKPLYFWEYKRLLKYENFVFNNFNHKTIISEPDRELIPHEDKNQIVVIPNGVDSEYFKPRQSNKKYDVVFTGNMGYPPNVDAAEYLAKEIIPLLRQRIPLVSLLLAGANPHPKVKALAAENITVSGWVPDIRECYASSRVFIAPMRIGTGLQNKLLEAMSMQIPCITSPLANNALGATENKEILVGSATEEFAEHLYQLLTNLTLAHSIALNGQQYILKNYNWDSSTSALEKLFILK from the coding sequence ATGAAACTGATCATCCTCCTCTCACGTGTACCTTATCCTACTGAAAAAGGGGATAAACTGAGGGCATTCCACCAAATCCGGACGCTTGCAAAGAATCATGAAATCACCCTAATTGCTTTATCTGATCAGAAAATTCATCCCAAAAGCATTGAAATCCTTCAGGAATATTGTCATAAAATTCATGTTTTCAAACTTTCTAAACCGGGACTCTTATTCAATATCATCAAGGTACTTTTCAATGGGAAACCCTTCCAGGTAGGCTATTTCTTCAGATCCGGAATACTTAAAAAGATTCAGAAAATTGTTTCTGACACCAATCCTGATCATATTTTTTGTCAACTTATCCGTATGGCAGAATATGCAAGGCTTTTACCTCAACAAAAAACCCTGGATTACCAGGATGTTTTTTCCATGGGCATGAAACGTCGGCTTTCTAATTCCCCTTTATTTATGAAGCCGCTTTATTTCTGGGAATATAAGAGGCTTCTGAAATATGAAAACTTTGTTTTTAACAATTTCAATCACAAAACCATCATCTCTGAACCCGACAGGGAACTGATCCCGCATGAAGATAAAAATCAGATTGTTGTTATACCAAATGGCGTTGATTCTGAATACTTTAAACCCAGGCAGTCCAATAAAAAGTATGATGTGGTTTTCACGGGTAATATGGGCTATCCTCCAAATGTGGACGCAGCAGAATATCTTGCCAAAGAAATTATTCCCCTTCTAAGGCAAAGAATTCCTCTGGTCAGCCTGCTATTGGCTGGAGCCAACCCTCATCCAAAAGTTAAAGCATTGGCAGCAGAAAATATCACAGTTAGTGGCTGGGTGCCGGATATCAGGGAATGCTATGCCTCCTCCCGTGTTTTCATTGCCCCTATGCGTATAGGTACCGGACTGCAAAACAAACTCCTTGAGGCAATGTCAATGCAGATCCCTTGTATTACATCACCCCTGGCAAACAATGCCCTGGGTGCAACCGAAAACAAAGAGATCCTGGTAGGCTCAGCTACAGAAGAATTTGCAGAACATCTATATCAACTCCTTACTAATTTGACTCTTGCACATTCTATAGCTCTTAATGGACAACAATATATTCTGAAAAACTATAACTGGGATTCTTCAACCTCAGCTTTGGAAAAACTGTTTATATTGAAATAA
- a CDS encoding glycosyltransferase, with product MKILLLCNKSPWPLHEGGPIAMYAIINGLLEAGHQVKVLAANTNKYAVDPITLPEEFAKNTGIEFAYIDLSIKPLAALSNYISGTSYHVSRFRNTEFAEKLEKILKKDTFDIIQVEMLYTTVYLDIIRKHSKAPVVLRAHNIEHLIWKRIAENCRIPFKKHYLNQLYLSLRDYEMNVINKVDGIVSITFTDAVFFGRNARNVPVLAVPFGIDPQHYPVSTRDTATPDLFNIGSMNWIPNAEGIQWFLNKVWPEVTAKNPGIELHLAGRKMPEWMLHFKSPGLVIEGEVPDARDFMKQHDIMIVPLFSGSGIRIKIIEAMTAGKVVISSTIGAEGIEYKNGEHLLIADTREQFIEAINRVVNDKQFRRELAENARKLMLSLHDNHVLIERLVSFYQRLIKNH from the coding sequence ATGAAGATTCTTCTTCTCTGCAATAAATCCCCCTGGCCCCTTCATGAAGGCGGACCTATCGCAATGTATGCCATTATCAATGGTCTGCTCGAAGCCGGCCACCAGGTTAAGGTATTGGCTGCCAATACCAATAAATATGCTGTTGACCCAATCACACTTCCTGAAGAATTTGCTAAAAATACCGGCATTGAATTTGCCTATATCGACCTGTCAATAAAACCTCTGGCCGCTCTCTCAAATTATATTTCAGGCACATCATATCATGTATCCAGATTCAGAAATACTGAGTTCGCTGAAAAACTCGAAAAGATTCTGAAAAAGGATACTTTCGATATCATCCAGGTAGAAATGCTTTATACTACCGTCTATTTGGATATTATAAGAAAGCACAGTAAAGCACCTGTGGTACTCAGGGCACATAATATTGAACATCTTATCTGGAAAAGAATTGCTGAAAATTGCCGTATCCCGTTCAAAAAACATTATCTCAATCAATTGTATCTAAGTCTGCGGGATTATGAAATGAATGTCATTAATAAAGTGGATGGCATAGTCTCCATAACATTTACTGATGCCGTTTTCTTTGGACGGAATGCCAGGAATGTGCCTGTTTTGGCCGTACCTTTTGGTATTGACCCTCAACACTACCCGGTCAGTACCCGCGATACTGCAACCCCTGACCTCTTCAACATCGGTTCAATGAACTGGATTCCAAATGCCGAAGGAATTCAATGGTTCCTGAATAAAGTCTGGCCGGAAGTAACGGCTAAAAACCCCGGAATTGAGCTTCACCTGGCAGGCCGCAAAATGCCTGAATGGATGCTTCATTTCAAAAGTCCGGGCCTGGTTATCGAAGGAGAAGTCCCTGATGCCAGGGATTTCATGAAACAACACGATATCATGATCGTTCCTTTATTCTCCGGAAGTGGTATCAGGATAAAAATTATTGAGGCAATGACTGCTGGTAAAGTAGTTATTTCAAGCACCATTGGAGCCGAAGGCATAGAATATAAAAACGGAGAACATCTTCTTATTGCTGATACCAGGGAGCAGTTTATTGAAGCTATCAACCGTGTGGTAAATGACAAACAATTTCGTCGGGAACTGGCTGAAAATGCAAGAAAGCTCATGCTATCACTCCACGATAACCATGTGCTTATTGAAAGATTGGTGAGCTTTTACCAGCGACTGATAAAAAACCATTGA
- a CDS encoding LptF/LptG family permease, producing the protein MIENHYLCSALVVIVVKKLHLLILRSYVGPGIATFFIAVFVLLMQFLWRYVDDLVGKGLEWNIIAQLLFYASFTFVPMALPLSVLLASLMTFGNLGERYELVAIKAAGVSLRKIMMPLAIFAFLLSIGAFYYSNIVFPYANLKFRTILYDVRQKKMALNIREGIWYSGLDGYVIKVGKKDEDKVTLREIMIYDHSKFQGNTNLTVADSGRMEQTEDGNFLMLTLYNGSNYEEKMGRNSDLKKPFQRTFFEEEVIKFDLSQFKMTRTNDEFFRSAYYMLNVKQLNYAADSLSKDVQKKAKDLNQSLLSYYSFLLRSNLTDSSMSKLKPVKVQALLDGRNKQEQLKIVNNALSLARNAKGSFEFNQQNIRDTSVLKARYEIEWHRKFTLSLACLALFLIGAPLGTIIRKGGLGMPLVVSVLLFVAYHVISFTGEKAARSGVADSWKGMWISTLVFLPVGIFLTYKASTDSNLLDAEKYKLLLEKLIPGKFRKTKKTNEDSSSLQ; encoded by the coding sequence TTGATCGAAAATCATTACCTTTGCAGCGCATTAGTTGTTATTGTAGTGAAGAAACTGCACCTGCTTATTTTGCGTTCATATGTCGGCCCCGGGATAGCCACATTCTTCATAGCGGTTTTCGTTCTGTTGATGCAATTCCTGTGGCGATATGTCGATGACCTTGTTGGAAAAGGCCTCGAATGGAATATCATTGCCCAATTGCTCTTCTATGCATCATTTACATTTGTCCCTATGGCATTGCCTTTGTCAGTGCTGTTGGCATCGTTAATGACTTTCGGCAACCTTGGTGAAAGGTATGAATTGGTGGCAATTAAAGCTGCCGGTGTTTCACTCAGAAAAATTATGATGCCTCTGGCAATCTTCGCATTTCTTTTGAGTATCGGGGCATTCTACTATTCAAATATTGTTTTCCCTTATGCTAACCTGAAGTTCAGAACGATACTCTATGATGTTCGCCAGAAAAAGATGGCCTTAAATATCAGGGAAGGTATCTGGTATTCAGGACTCGACGGTTATGTCATTAAAGTAGGAAAAAAAGATGAAGATAAAGTGACACTCCGCGAAATCATGATTTATGACCATTCCAAATTTCAGGGCAATACCAACCTGACAGTGGCAGACTCAGGAAGAATGGAACAAACTGAAGACGGCAACTTCCTCATGCTTACTTTATACAATGGTTCAAACTATGAGGAAAAAATGGGGCGGAATAGTGATCTCAAAAAACCATTCCAGCGTACATTTTTCGAAGAAGAGGTGATAAAATTTGATCTCTCCCAATTCAAAATGACCCGCACAAATGATGAATTCTTCAGAAGTGCTTACTATATGCTGAACGTGAAACAGTTAAACTATGCTGCTGACTCGTTGTCAAAAGATGTTCAAAAAAAAGCCAAAGACCTCAATCAATCCTTACTGAGTTATTACTCTTTCCTCTTGCGCTCCAACCTCACTGATAGCTCAATGTCTAAGCTTAAACCCGTGAAAGTTCAAGCTTTACTCGATGGCAGAAATAAACAGGAACAGCTCAAAATTGTTAACAATGCTTTGAGCCTGGCAAGAAATGCAAAAGGTTCATTCGAATTTAATCAGCAAAATATCAGGGATACCTCAGTACTCAAAGCGAGATATGAAATTGAATGGCATAGGAAATTCACACTTTCACTTGCCTGCCTTGCACTTTTCCTGATCGGCGCACCTCTTGGCACCATTATAAGGAAAGGTGGACTTGGAATGCCATTGGTCGTATCAGTTCTCCTCTTTGTAGCATACCATGTGATATCTTTTACCGGAGAAAAGGCGGCCAGATCTGGTGTAGCTGATTCCTGGAAAGGTATGTGGATCTCAACGCTGGTCTTTCTGCCTGTAGGTATTTTCCTTACCTATAAAGCCTCAACTGACTCAAACCTCCTGGATGCAGAGAAATACAAACTTCTGCTGGAGAAACTTATCCCTGGAAAATTCAGGAAAACCAAAAAAACGAATGAAGATTCTTCTTCTCTGCAATAA
- a CDS encoding GNAT family N-acetyltransferase, translating into MKYRLIEVHDKRTARIFLDVARRLYKGDPDFICPLDSMIDGVFDPTRNTFFSHGEAKRWILLDENEQLAGRVAAFINRRKAFTFQQPTGGLGFFESVNDQEAAYMLFDISREWLAARGMQAMDGPINFGENDNFWGLLVEGFMPQSFGMNYNPPYYRSLFEGYGFRPYFEQVTNHLNLRKPFPERFWKIADWVRQKPEYQFRHFKLEESDTFISDFLEVYNDAWQFHENFTPIERPALEQTIKEMKSIMIPDFIWFAYHGNEPIAFEVMIPDVNQLLRYFNGRPTIWAKLRIGLKGRKNIFTRSRITIMGVKTKFQKSGIESAIFWHMDKMMKRFPGYEEVELSWVGDFNPKMRLLHESVGATFAKKHITFRKMFSEDAEAERSSIIPRDTKEKAIKG; encoded by the coding sequence ATGAAATACCGGCTGATAGAGGTCCATGACAAAAGAACAGCCAGGATCTTCCTGGATGTGGCCAGGAGATTATACAAGGGCGACCCTGATTTTATTTGTCCGCTTGACAGTATGATTGATGGAGTATTTGATCCCACGAGGAATACATTTTTTTCTCATGGTGAAGCAAAAAGATGGATATTATTGGATGAGAATGAACAGTTGGCAGGAAGAGTTGCAGCTTTCATTAACAGGCGCAAGGCATTTACTTTTCAGCAGCCCACCGGAGGCTTAGGTTTTTTTGAGTCAGTAAATGATCAGGAAGCTGCCTATATGCTTTTTGATATTAGTCGGGAATGGTTGGCTGCGAGGGGAATGCAAGCTATGGATGGCCCTATAAATTTTGGAGAGAATGATAATTTTTGGGGACTATTGGTAGAAGGGTTTATGCCTCAGAGTTTTGGGATGAACTACAATCCTCCTTATTATCGGTCTCTATTTGAAGGATATGGTTTCAGGCCTTATTTTGAACAGGTCACGAATCATTTGAATTTGAGGAAACCATTTCCGGAAAGATTCTGGAAGATTGCAGATTGGGTCCGGCAAAAACCTGAGTATCAATTTCGACATTTCAAATTAGAGGAATCTGATACATTCATCAGTGATTTTCTGGAAGTATATAATGATGCATGGCAGTTTCATGAAAACTTTACACCGATAGAGCGGCCGGCGCTCGAGCAAACCATTAAGGAAATGAAGTCCATCATGATACCGGATTTTATATGGTTTGCCTATCATGGAAATGAGCCTATAGCTTTTGAGGTTATGATTCCGGATGTGAACCAATTATTAAGGTATTTTAATGGCCGTCCCACAATATGGGCCAAACTGAGAATCGGGTTAAAGGGAAGAAAGAATATTTTTACCAGGTCCAGGATAACTATTATGGGGGTAAAGACAAAGTTTCAGAAGTCAGGAATTGAATCTGCCATTTTCTGGCATATGGACAAGATGATGAAGCGTTTTCCCGGATATGAAGAGGTTGAGCTTTCGTGGGTAGGAGATTTTAATCCAAAGATGAGGCTGCTACATGAATCAGTGGGGGCGACATTTGCCAAGAAACACATCACGTTCAGGAAGATGTTTTCTGAAGATGCAGAAGCGGAGCGATCATCCATTATACCCAGAGATACGAAAGAGAAAGCCATTAAGGGTTAA